A single region of the Halorussus gelatinilyticus genome encodes:
- a CDS encoding MFS transporter, translating to MEHRWLYAWGLGSVALGAASLLVPLYVVALGGDPVALGLLAASAALLGTPGALLWGRVADRTANRRAVVVWSLVGVAASLAAIPVVESVTAVLALNALLWFVSAAGGPVLTLLVVADAPESEWSRRIAALNTYQGYGWAGGLVLGTVWLGVLAPRFASPLSARRWLFAVCGALAAVSAVAAARWVPTVSAAAADLPKGERRRIGRLLSRSHRNAKTATFPFTPNRLYWTTRGIRPRQLLARFSPRLTAYFLAVALFSTGFAAFWAPLPAYLSTAGYGGDATFGLYLATSLASALCYGAVGKLSDRFDARLFQSGALGVRAAAFPAVAVVGTVAGVAGLTANGGVFALLGVTWAVIAVTGTGLVTRLAPATVRGEALGVHAALVAASGGIGGLLGGWTADFGYHVAFAVAGGLVALGAAVVVAIRGLSTPGDSGSGTDASAAQSSESESGTD from the coding sequence ATGGAACATCGCTGGCTCTACGCGTGGGGACTCGGGTCGGTCGCGCTCGGTGCGGCCTCGCTTCTCGTTCCGCTGTACGTCGTCGCGTTGGGCGGCGACCCCGTGGCGCTCGGTCTGCTCGCGGCGAGCGCGGCGCTACTGGGCACGCCGGGCGCGCTCCTCTGGGGCCGGGTCGCCGACCGGACCGCGAACCGCCGGGCGGTCGTCGTCTGGAGTCTGGTCGGGGTCGCGGCGTCGCTCGCGGCGATTCCGGTGGTCGAGTCGGTCACCGCGGTCCTCGCGCTCAACGCCCTGCTGTGGTTCGTCTCCGCCGCGGGCGGGCCGGTGTTGACCCTGCTGGTCGTGGCCGACGCGCCCGAGTCGGAGTGGTCGCGCCGCATCGCCGCGCTGAACACGTATCAGGGGTACGGCTGGGCGGGCGGTCTCGTCCTCGGCACCGTTTGGCTCGGCGTCCTCGCGCCCCGGTTCGCGTCGCCGCTCTCGGCGCGCCGGTGGCTGTTCGCGGTCTGTGGTGCGCTCGCGGCGGTCTCCGCGGTGGCGGCCGCGAGGTGGGTACCGACGGTCTCGGCGGCGGCCGCCGACTTGCCGAAGGGCGAGCGTCGGCGAATCGGGCGACTCCTCTCGCGGAGTCACCGGAACGCCAAGACGGCGACGTTCCCGTTCACGCCGAACCGACTCTACTGGACGACGCGGGGGATTCGACCCCGGCAACTACTGGCGCGGTTCTCGCCGCGCCTGACGGCGTACTTCCTCGCCGTCGCGCTGTTCTCGACGGGGTTCGCCGCGTTCTGGGCACCGCTCCCGGCGTACCTCTCGACCGCGGGCTACGGGGGCGACGCCACCTTCGGCCTCTACCTCGCCACGAGTCTCGCCTCGGCACTGTGCTACGGCGCGGTCGGGAAACTGAGCGACCGGTTCGACGCGCGGCTGTTCCAGAGCGGCGCGCTCGGCGTCAGGGCCGCCGCGTTCCCCGCGGTGGCGGTCGTCGGAACCGTCGCAGGCGTCGCCGGTCTGACCGCGAACGGCGGCGTCTTCGCGCTCCTCGGGGTGACGTGGGCTGTCATCGCCGTCACGGGGACCGGACTGGTGACGCGCCTCGCGCCCGCGACGGTCCGCGGGGAGGCGCTGGGCGTCCACGCCGCGCTGGTGGCCGCCTCGGGCGGCATCGGCGGCTTGCTGGGCGGCTGGACCGCCGACTTCGGCTATCACGTCGCGTTCGCCGTCGCAGGCGGACTGGTCGCGCTCGGCGCGGCCGTCGTGGTCGCGATCCGCGGCCTCTCGACGCCGGGGGATTCGGGGTCCGGAACCGACGCGAGCGCGGCGCAGTCGTCGGAAAGCGAGTCCGGGACGGACTGA
- a CDS encoding mechanosensitive ion channel family protein, with the protein MQLDPLQDPVDTPEEAYREVLLPFGKFALAFLVVYLVGRFIVEPAANRIVRQRNPNNPTILDAFRRYLRLAVVVVGVAFGMAAGGYGQVLTNSTLIVAAATLAIGVAGQEVIGALISGLFLVVNPNFNVGDWIAWGDREGVVEAISFRTTRVRTENNETVTVPNTELTTSTIVSQYGRTEFRVSEEIGIAYDDDVEEAMSLLAEAATSHAAVMSDPEPRVYFSEFGDDELVLHVQFWIRNPTRKDILRVRSEFSLAVKSRFEAAGITISPASERELSGDLRVEQSAAGGADSADER; encoded by the coding sequence ATGCAACTGGACCCGCTCCAAGACCCCGTCGATACGCCGGAGGAGGCCTACCGCGAGGTGCTGCTCCCGTTCGGGAAGTTCGCGCTCGCGTTCCTCGTCGTCTACCTCGTCGGTCGGTTCATCGTCGAACCCGCCGCCAACCGCATCGTGCGACAGCGGAACCCGAACAACCCGACGATTCTGGACGCCTTCCGTCGCTACCTGCGACTGGCGGTGGTCGTCGTCGGGGTCGCCTTCGGGATGGCGGCGGGCGGGTACGGGCAGGTGCTGACGAACTCGACGCTCATCGTCGCCGCGGCGACGCTCGCCATCGGCGTCGCGGGCCAGGAGGTCATCGGGGCGCTCATCAGCGGCCTGTTCCTGGTCGTCAACCCGAACTTCAACGTCGGCGACTGGATAGCGTGGGGCGACCGGGAGGGCGTCGTCGAGGCCATCAGTTTCCGCACGACGCGCGTCCGGACCGAGAACAACGAGACCGTCACGGTGCCGAACACGGAACTGACGACGAGTACCATCGTGAGCCAGTACGGCCGCACGGAGTTCCGCGTCTCGGAGGAGATCGGCATCGCGTACGACGACGACGTCGAGGAGGCCATGTCGCTGCTCGCGGAGGCGGCGACCTCTCACGCCGCGGTGATGTCCGACCCCGAACCGCGCGTCTACTTCTCGGAGTTCGGCGACGACGAGTTGGTGCTCCACGTCCAGTTCTGGATTCGGAACCCGACGCGCAAGGACATCCTGCGCGTCCGCTCGGAGTTCTCGCTCGCGGTCAAGTCGCGGTTCGAGGCCGCCGGAATCACTATCAGTCCGGCGTCCGAGCGCGAACTGAGCGGGGACCTCCGGGTCGAGCAGTCCGCGGCCGGCGGTGCCGACTCCGCCGACGAGCGGTAG
- a CDS encoding cupredoxin domain-containing protein — MMGESSTAESERAASAESEIASETEPTSEDEEGVTRRGFVRRAGGAAAAAGTAGIAASDSAAAQETETYRFGGEVTAWHPRWEGAEDNTNPTIELQAGQEYEFWFENIDGAPHNMTIQDAEGNTIVQSELITEEGATASVTFTATPQMAVYICTIHPTTMVGELNVTGQLEGGEGGGGLLTSLPFGALVVLTAIALALLSPLLFALFLFSRGNRGEGETTTRT, encoded by the coding sequence ATGATGGGGGAATCTTCGACTGCCGAGAGCGAGCGGGCGGCGTCTGCCGAGAGCGAGATAGCCAGCGAAACCGAACCGACGAGCGAGGACGAGGAGGGCGTGACCCGCCGCGGGTTCGTCCGGCGGGCGGGCGGAGCGGCGGCCGCCGCCGGGACGGCCGGTATCGCCGCGAGCGATTCCGCCGCGGCCCAAGAGACCGAGACCTACCGGTTCGGCGGCGAGGTCACGGCGTGGCATCCTCGGTGGGAAGGGGCCGAGGACAACACGAACCCGACCATCGAGTTGCAGGCGGGCCAAGAGTACGAGTTCTGGTTCGAGAATATCGACGGCGCGCCCCACAACATGACGATTCAGGACGCCGAAGGGAACACCATCGTCCAGAGCGAACTCATCACCGAAGAGGGCGCGACGGCGTCGGTAACGTTCACCGCGACGCCGCAAATGGCGGTGTACATCTGTACGATTCACCCGACCACGATGGTCGGCGAACTGAACGTCACCGGGCAACTCGAGGGCGGCGAGGGCGGTGGCGGGCTTCTGACCTCTCTGCCCTTCGGCGCGCTGGTGGTTCTCACCGCCATCGCGCTCGCGCTCCTCTCGCCGCTACTGTTCGCGCTGTTCCTCTTCTCGCGCGGCAACCGCGGCGAGGGAGAAACGACGACCAGAACGTAG
- a CDS encoding carbohydrate kinase family protein — MTDSDPEILVAGEALIDFLPDGPGPLSAVENFSRRAGGAPANVAVALARLDAVPWFWTRVGEDPFGDHLAATLSSFGLPDRFVERDPDAETALAFVSHDADADRAFTFYRDGTADTRVEPGSVPDETLDAASWVYVGGVMLAADPGRTATLDLAERATERDCTVVFDPNARPELWDSDERFAAQVREMLTHADVVKATPEDLDAAGFAGESPEALAEGVTGEGPHTVLLTLGESGAFARSTDAAPWGAGAASHGGYEVESVEDTTGAGDAFTAGALAAFAGGAGDPAEISLSDVLSFANAVAAVTTTAPGAMTALPTREQVRRFRE; from the coding sequence ATGACCGACTCCGACCCCGAGATTCTGGTCGCCGGCGAAGCCCTCATCGACTTCCTGCCCGACGGTCCCGGCCCGCTCTCGGCCGTCGAGAACTTCTCGCGGCGCGCGGGCGGCGCGCCCGCCAACGTCGCGGTCGCGCTGGCGCGACTCGACGCCGTGCCGTGGTTCTGGACCCGCGTCGGCGAGGACCCCTTCGGCGACCACCTCGCGGCGACCCTCTCGTCGTTCGGCCTCCCCGACCGATTCGTCGAGCGCGACCCGGACGCCGAGACCGCGCTGGCGTTCGTCAGCCACGACGCCGACGCCGACCGCGCCTTCACCTTCTACCGCGACGGGACCGCCGACACGCGCGTCGAACCCGGAAGCGTGCCCGACGAGACGCTGGACGCGGCGTCGTGGGTTTACGTCGGCGGCGTGATGCTCGCGGCCGACCCCGGCAGGACCGCGACGCTCGACCTCGCGGAACGCGCGACCGAGCGCGACTGCACGGTGGTCTTCGACCCGAACGCCCGGCCGGAGTTGTGGGACTCCGACGAGCGATTCGCCGCGCAGGTCCGCGAGATGCTGACCCACGCCGACGTGGTGAAGGCGACGCCCGAGGACCTCGACGCGGCCGGGTTCGCCGGCGAGTCGCCCGAGGCCCTCGCCGAGGGCGTCACCGGCGAGGGACCGCACACCGTCCTGCTGACGCTCGGGGAGTCGGGGGCGTTCGCGCGCTCGACAGACGCGGCTCCGTGGGGCGCGGGCGCGGCCTCTCACGGCGGGTACGAGGTCGAGTCCGTCGAGGACACGACCGGCGCGGGCGACGCCTTCACCGCGGGCGCGCTCGCCGCGTTCGCCGGCGGCGCGGGCGACCCCGCCGAAATCTCGCTCTCGGACGTCCTCAGCTTCGCCAACGCGGTTGCGGCGGTCACGACCACCGCGCCGGGCGCGATGACGGCGCTGCCGACGCGCGAGCAAGTGCGGCGGTTCCGGGAGTGA
- a CDS encoding GIY-YIG nuclease family protein → MPKGTYTLLVELADDAAVAFGAAGERDLAAGWYAYTGSAFGTGGFARVERHRELARGERDARHWHVDYLLGHPASRVAEVVTTAGADVECEVSRGIETDDAAESVAGLGASDCDCDSHLKFAPERKRLEQVVRRAHAAGADDR, encoded by the coding sequence ATGCCGAAAGGAACCTACACGTTGCTCGTAGAACTCGCCGACGACGCCGCCGTCGCGTTCGGCGCGGCGGGCGAGCGCGACCTCGCGGCCGGGTGGTACGCCTACACCGGGAGCGCGTTCGGGACCGGCGGGTTCGCCCGCGTCGAGCGCCACCGCGAACTCGCCCGCGGAGAGCGCGACGCCCGACACTGGCACGTCGATTACCTGCTCGGCCACCCGGCGAGTCGGGTCGCGGAGGTGGTGACGACCGCGGGCGCGGACGTGGAGTGCGAGGTCAGTCGGGGAATCGAGACCGACGACGCGGCCGAGTCGGTCGCGGGTCTCGGCGCGTCAGACTGTGACTGCGACTCGCACCTGAAGTTCGCTCCGGAGCGCAAGAGGTTGGAACAGGTGGTCCGTCGGGCACACGCCGCCGGCGCCGACGACCGGTAG
- a CDS encoding DUF4149 domain-containing protein has translation MSLLETALATLLDASLGVWLGSIVFFSLVGAPTTFDVLGDDAGRVVNAIFPKYYSFGAILGLVAVAAALVVGVGPYDGVLLAALPLVGVALNLYARQVLIPKMDRAGDDGFAKYHKQSVALNGATIFAVAAGLVVSHLQVALYF, from the coding sequence ATGAGCCTCCTCGAAACCGCGCTCGCGACCCTACTGGACGCCAGTCTCGGCGTCTGGCTCGGGAGCATCGTCTTCTTCTCGCTCGTCGGCGCGCCGACGACGTTCGACGTGCTGGGCGACGACGCCGGGCGAGTCGTCAACGCCATCTTCCCGAAGTACTACTCGTTCGGCGCGATTCTGGGCCTCGTCGCGGTCGCCGCGGCGCTGGTCGTCGGCGTCGGCCCCTACGACGGCGTCCTGCTGGCGGCGCTCCCGCTGGTCGGCGTGGCGCTCAACCTCTACGCGCGGCAGGTCCTCATCCCGAAGATGGACCGCGCTGGCGACGACGGGTTCGCGAAGTACCACAAGCAGTCGGTCGCGCTGAACGGCGCGACGATATTCGCCGTCGCGGCCGGACTGGTCGTCTCGCACCTTCAAGTGGCCCTATATTTCTAA
- a CDS encoding sugar phosphate isomerase/epimerase family protein yields MNASTGFVTQVGMDYETAFDAAAELDFDFVELLMDGDHERRRLDPAAVREAAGDRDLDLLVHLPFALDVGSAYEHVREGAIRELVAASETAAEMGAEKGVAHATSKAWSPAWDDADVRETVLESVRELDAGTPDDFEVCFENVPNGALSTGNFPDLFADTEAAMTLDTGHARVDGLDSTELAEFAARYADRISHVHLNDTRNAQDEHLPFGAGTIDFEAVLGALPDDWSGTLSLEVFTLEYGYIGVSKEYLDDVLGRVEG; encoded by the coding sequence GTGAACGCCAGCACCGGCTTCGTCACCCAAGTCGGGATGGACTACGAGACGGCCTTCGACGCGGCCGCGGAGTTGGACTTCGACTTCGTGGAACTGCTGATGGACGGCGACCACGAGCGCCGGCGACTCGACCCCGCGGCCGTGCGCGAGGCCGCCGGAGACCGCGACCTCGACCTGCTGGTTCATCTCCCGTTCGCGCTCGACGTGGGGTCGGCCTACGAACACGTCCGCGAGGGGGCGATTCGGGAACTCGTCGCGGCCAGCGAGACCGCGGCCGAGATGGGCGCGGAGAAGGGCGTCGCTCACGCCACCTCGAAGGCGTGGAGTCCCGCGTGGGACGACGCCGACGTCCGCGAGACGGTCCTCGAATCGGTCCGCGAGTTGGACGCCGGGACGCCCGACGACTTCGAGGTCTGTTTCGAGAACGTCCCGAACGGAGCCCTCTCGACCGGGAACTTCCCGGACCTCTTCGCCGACACCGAGGCCGCGATGACCCTCGACACGGGCCACGCCCGCGTTGACGGCTTGGACTCGACGGAGTTGGCGGAGTTCGCGGCCCGCTACGCCGACCGCATCTCGCACGTCCACCTCAACGACACGCGAAACGCGCAGGACGAACACCTGCCGTTCGGCGCGGGCACCATCGACTTCGAGGCGGTGCTGGGCGCGCTCCCCGACGACTGGTCGGGGACGCTCTCGCTGGAGGTGTTCACGCTGGAGTACGGCTACATCGGCGTGAGCAAGGAGTATCTGGACGACGTTCTGGGGCGCGTCGAGGGGTGA
- a CDS encoding alpha,alpha-trehalose-phosphate synthase (UDP-forming), which translates to MTGDESPAEGATGGESADGRPTGGDGDGSAPTEGLLVVSNREPYSHSYDGDEIVVDRPVGGLTAGLDPVMQRASGTWIAWGDGDADREVVDDEDRIRVPPEDPSYTLKRIWLDDDEIEEYYYGYSNQVLWPLCHSDRGRVTYEPRFWHRYREVNERFAEAASREARPGSLVWFQDYHFGLAPKMVRDRLGDDVTLAHFWHIPWPTWDDFRVCPQSEQLMDGLLANDLLGFHVGRFCAQFLEGVEACFDDAVVDWDSGVVHRGDSPTLVKPFPMGVDAERIERLAGSEQADEFWDSFREERGIADDAVVAVGVDRLDYTKGIPERIRAIEYFLDEHPEYRGEFVYVQKASESRSEIPAYQEIQREVSAVAERVNERFGTDDWKPVVSVTEMLPAEALYGLYRHADLALVSSVRDGMNLVAEEYVAAQLDNEGALVLSDFAGVDETLGDYAYTINPYATEAFAETIRRTITDSATERRNRMRQMRQLVTAYDLDAWMDDIFETVAELRSESADVG; encoded by the coding sequence ATGACGGGCGACGAATCACCTGCCGAAGGGGCGACCGGCGGAGAATCGGCGGACGGACGCCCGACCGGCGGGGACGGAGACGGGTCGGCCCCGACCGAGGGTCTCCTCGTCGTCTCGAACCGGGAACCCTACAGCCACTCCTACGACGGCGACGAAATCGTCGTGGACCGACCCGTCGGCGGCCTCACCGCGGGACTGGACCCCGTGATGCAGCGCGCGTCCGGGACGTGGATAGCGTGGGGCGACGGCGACGCCGACCGCGAGGTCGTGGACGACGAGGACCGCATTCGCGTCCCGCCCGAGGACCCGTCGTACACCCTCAAGCGCATCTGGCTGGACGACGACGAGATAGAGGAGTACTACTACGGCTACAGCAATCAGGTGTTGTGGCCGCTCTGTCACAGCGACCGGGGGCGAGTGACGTACGAACCCCGATTCTGGCACCGCTACCGCGAGGTCAACGAGCGGTTCGCCGAGGCCGCGAGTCGGGAGGCGCGACCGGGGTCGCTGGTCTGGTTTCAGGACTACCACTTCGGCCTCGCGCCGAAGATGGTCCGGGACCGCCTCGGCGACGACGTGACGCTGGCGCACTTCTGGCACATCCCGTGGCCGACGTGGGACGACTTCCGGGTCTGTCCCCAGAGCGAGCAACTGATGGATGGACTGCTGGCGAACGACCTGCTCGGGTTCCACGTCGGGCGGTTCTGCGCACAGTTCCTCGAAGGCGTCGAGGCGTGCTTCGACGACGCCGTGGTGGACTGGGACTCGGGCGTCGTCCACAGGGGCGACTCGCCGACGCTCGTCAAACCCTTCCCGATGGGCGTGGACGCCGAGCGCATCGAGCGACTGGCGGGGAGCGAGCAGGCCGACGAGTTCTGGGACTCCTTCCGCGAGGAGCGGGGCATCGCCGACGACGCCGTCGTCGCCGTCGGCGTGGACCGCCTCGACTACACGAAGGGCATCCCCGAGCGCATCCGAGCCATCGAGTACTTCCTCGACGAGCATCCGGAGTACCGCGGCGAGTTCGTCTACGTCCAGAAGGCCAGCGAGAGCAGGAGCGAGATTCCGGCGTATCAGGAGATACAGCGGGAAGTCTCGGCGGTCGCCGAGCGCGTCAACGAGCGGTTCGGCACCGACGACTGGAAACCCGTCGTTAGCGTCACCGAGATGCTCCCCGCGGAGGCGCTATACGGTCTCTATCGCCACGCCGACCTCGCGCTGGTGAGTTCCGTCCGCGACGGGATGAACCTCGTCGCCGAGGAGTACGTCGCGGCCCAACTGGACAACGAGGGCGCGCTGGTCCTCTCGGACTTCGCCGGCGTGGACGAGACGCTTGGCGACTACGCCTACACCATCAACCCCTACGCCACCGAGGCGTTCGCCGAGACCATCCGCCGGACCATCACGGACTCGGCCACCGAGCGGCGCAACCGGATGCGCCAGATGCGCCAACTCGTGACCGCCTACGACTTGGACGCGTGGATGGACGACATCTTCGAGACCGTGGCGGAACTCCGGAGCGAGAGCGCCGACGTCGGCTGA